From a single Lactococcus allomyrinae genomic region:
- the dltA gene encoding D-alanine--poly(phosphoribitol) ligase subunit DltA: protein MKLLERILKIAQESPDKVVFSEAERSYTYRELIGMMSLIADKIKQKRYENEKEKLRPILIFGKNDFITLTSMLAANMTGHAYIPVDAHTPFERTEMIWSASKVTTIITTAELSEEFKKLFADRISVSADSIEQLSVSKKFPKINLDDAISGDDSAYIIYTSGTTGIPKGVEVSHDNLASFTNWMNHDFLQIENNQILSQALYSFDLSIFSIYPSLTTGGNLVSLSRKETTNFKLLFERLNSTVINTWISTPSFVDICLLDSSFVEKNHPHLQQFIFCGEELTVKTAEKLLTAFPSASIFNTYGPTEATGAISSVQITQELLKNHTRLPIGYAKPDVEVRIIDGEIIIIGDSVAKGYYENPEKTAQSFFSIKGKKAYHTGDAGSVSTDGMLYYQGRIDFQVKFNGFRIELQDIEANMQEIEQIEKAIVLPKFNTQHKVTALVAFVKTNQNLFQPTDKSAMRAFTKQLKAELSKTIMDYMMPTQFIYLEELPLNQNGKVDRKALALKMAGE, encoded by the coding sequence ATGAAATTATTAGAACGTATTTTAAAAATTGCGCAGGAATCTCCTGATAAAGTAGTTTTTTCTGAAGCTGAGCGCTCATATACTTACCGTGAATTGATTGGTATGATGTCATTAATTGCAGATAAAATTAAACAAAAGCGATATGAAAATGAGAAAGAGAAATTGCGTCCTATTTTGATTTTTGGTAAAAATGATTTTATAACATTAACTTCAATGCTTGCAGCAAATATGACGGGTCATGCCTATATTCCAGTAGATGCGCATACGCCTTTTGAACGAACTGAAATGATTTGGTCAGCATCAAAAGTCACAACAATAATCACAACGGCGGAGCTGTCAGAGGAATTTAAGAAACTTTTTGCTGACAGAATTTCTGTCAGCGCTGACAGCATTGAACAGCTTTCTGTCAGTAAAAAATTTCCAAAAATCAACCTAGATGATGCGATATCAGGCGATGATAGTGCATATATTATCTACACTTCAGGTACGACAGGAATTCCTAAAGGAGTTGAAGTCAGTCATGATAATCTGGCTAGCTTTACAAATTGGATGAATCATGATTTTTTACAGATTGAAAATAATCAGATTTTATCTCAAGCTTTATATAGCTTTGACTTATCCATTTTTAGTATCTATCCAAGTTTGACTACAGGAGGAAATTTGGTTTCTTTATCAAGAAAAGAAACAACAAATTTCAAGCTTCTCTTTGAACGATTGAATTCAACTGTAATCAATACATGGATTTCAACCCCATCATTTGTTGATATTTGTCTGCTTGATTCTTCGTTTGTAGAGAAAAATCATCCGCATTTACAACAATTTATTTTTTGTGGTGAAGAACTGACGGTAAAAACGGCAGAAAAATTACTGACAGCTTTTCCGTCAGCAAGCATTTTTAATACTTATGGACCTACAGAAGCAACTGGAGCTATTTCGTCAGTACAGATTACTCAAGAATTACTGAAAAATCACACACGTTTGCCTATCGGCTATGCAAAACCTGATGTAGAAGTAAGAATAATAGATGGAGAAATCATTATTATTGGTGATTCTGTCGCAAAAGGTTATTACGAAAATCCAGAAAAAACCGCTCAAAGTTTTTTCAGCATTAAGGGAAAAAAGGCCTATCATACAGGGGACGCAGGTTCTGTCAGTACTGACGGAATGTTATATTATCAAGGACGAATAGATTTTCAGGTTAAATTCAATGGTTTTCGAATTGAACTCCAAGATATTGAAGCAAATATGCAAGAAATAGAACAAATTGAGAAAGCAATTGTTTTACCAAAATTTAATACACAGCATAAAGTTACAGCACTTGTTGCTTTTGTAAAAACGAATCAAAATTTATTTCAACCAACTGATAAATCAGCAATGCGTGCA
- the dltX gene encoding teichoic acid D-Ala incorporation-associated protein DltX: protein MNKKEFVIFFSKTIFYFIIIIILLYLYSYSHTGGVHFIYDEF from the coding sequence GTGAATAAAAAAGAATTCGTTATATTTTTTAGTAAGACAATATTTTATTTTATTATCATCATCATACTGCTTTATCTGTACTCGTACAGCCATACGGGAGGAGTACATTTTATTTATGATGAGTTTTAG
- a CDS encoding helix-turn-helix domain-containing protein, whose translation MSESIMEQTEVDEQIKNFKIEMRRYRIPILKLSKDIGYPAALVSDILFLRKKPDIKLLQKIEESLNGSIQDKGEERYLNGKGRISTLPMETMNKSYQSLSCANSDILNKLGGKIKTIRTQLNLSEVEFGAELTPVVSPRFIREIEDNRFVPSLEHLIEIADLGKVTLDWLLRV comes from the coding sequence ATGAGTGAGTCTATAATGGAACAAACTGAAGTTGATGAACAAATTAAGAATTTTAAAATAGAGATGCGTCGTTATAGAATTCCTATATTAAAGCTTTCAAAAGATATAGGATATCCAGCGGCATTGGTATCAGATATTCTATTCCTGAGAAAGAAACCTGATATTAAGCTACTACAAAAGATAGAGGAATCTTTGAATGGTTCTATTCAGGATAAGGGTGAGGAGAGATATCTCAATGGTAAAGGGAGAATTTCTACTTTACCGATGGAAACAATGAATAAATCGTACCAATCGTTAAGTTGTGCTAATTCTGATATTCTGAATAAACTAGGCGGAAAGATTAAGACGATAAGAACACAACTTAATCTTTCGGAGGTAGAGTTTGGTGCAGAACTAACACCAGTTGTTTCTCCGAGATTTATCAGAGAAATAGAAGACAATCGATTTGTTCCTTCTCTAGAACATCTTATTGAAATCGCAGATTTGGGTAAAGTAACATTAGACTGGTTGTTGAGGGTATAG
- a CDS encoding DUF916 and DUF3324 domain-containing protein has protein sequence MKKYRKILLLIATIFTLGAMSKVAYANEFNFSVNPVLPENQIGQSGYFNLEMNPGQSQTLTVTLKNSTEKTVIVEEAIASATTNINGVIEYSPNKIKPDRTLKYNLADYATMPKEITLTPKSSQQVKINVKMPDETFKGVIAGGITFKEKDSGTTASKSKGLSIQNKYAYVVALLMQQDKTVVAPDLKMNAVAPGQVNYRNVINANLQNPNAGYLNQMYAQATIKGLSNTSLSYTANKEMMQMAPNTNFDYPIAIGEGKRLEAGKYRLTMTVYGQKDANGKYSSKDAAGKAQKFDYRWQFTRDFTISGETARKLNAKDVTVKPEAWYKNWLIWMGIILILLALLFLFFLLWKRRKDEEDEEEQPSEKEALQAQLEAIKAQLNEESKEVSEKDE, from the coding sequence ATGAAAAAATATAGAAAAATTTTGTTATTAATTGCGACAATCTTTACGCTTGGAGCAATGAGTAAAGTGGCTTATGCCAATGAGTTTAACTTCTCGGTGAACCCCGTTCTCCCAGAAAATCAAATCGGTCAAAGTGGGTATTTCAATTTAGAAATGAACCCTGGTCAATCTCAGACTTTAACGGTTACGCTCAAAAACTCAACAGAGAAAACGGTAATTGTTGAAGAAGCAATCGCAAGTGCGACAACGAATATTAATGGCGTCATCGAATATTCTCCGAATAAGATTAAGCCAGATCGCACTTTAAAGTATAATCTTGCAGACTATGCGACGATGCCTAAAGAAATTACCCTTACTCCTAAATCATCACAACAGGTAAAAATTAATGTTAAGATGCCTGATGAAACTTTTAAAGGGGTTATCGCAGGTGGGATTACATTTAAAGAAAAAGATTCTGGCACAACAGCTTCCAAATCTAAAGGGTTGAGTATTCAAAATAAATATGCGTATGTCGTTGCACTTTTGATGCAACAAGATAAAACAGTGGTTGCACCAGATTTAAAAATGAACGCTGTGGCCCCAGGCCAAGTGAATTATAGAAATGTCATCAATGCTAATCTACAAAATCCAAATGCAGGATACCTTAATCAAATGTATGCGCAAGCAACGATTAAGGGATTGAGTAATACGAGTTTGTCCTATACTGCAAATAAAGAAATGATGCAAATGGCGCCTAATACTAATTTTGATTATCCTATTGCGATTGGTGAAGGAAAGCGTCTTGAGGCAGGGAAGTATCGTTTAACAATGACGGTCTATGGCCAAAAAGATGCAAATGGAAAGTATTCATCTAAAGATGCGGCAGGTAAAGCGCAGAAATTTGATTATCGCTGGCAATTTACGCGAGACTTTACAATTTCTGGAGAGACGGCAAGAAAATTAAATGCTAAGGATGTCACGGTTAAACCAGAAGCTTGGTATAAAAACTGGTTGATTTGGATGGGAATCATCCTGATTCTTTTGGCCCTGCTTTTCCTCTTCTTTCTCTTGTGGAAACGCCGTAAAGATGAGGAAGACGAGGAAGAACAGCCCTCCGAAAAAGAAGCACTTCAAGCTCAACTTGAAGCGATTAAAGCGCAATTGAATGAAGAGAGCAAAGAAGTTTCTGAAAAAGATGAGTAA
- a CDS encoding beta strand repeat-containing protein, with product MQRKNKFKLVTFAMLLALVPSMNLGAIPQAFSSGRVTPTSLGKMLSPQEVGATTSNTSMSTMLKSVVPTSSTFNGKSVSQPSRTPLPQNTVSDAIAPNSFGWQQSIGGLTLPANQVTAVQNGTVLGSFPATDAGVQQALYMMYSASNASTSDFVLYFGSNTTLNNSLVKAPVSAPSATSMTFSTLVGHAKSLTWVSNPADALTSSNTSQASGTNYTVTLPNNVYFGVPTIFRNVTVAASGDNIYAQGNAFATTNGSWITGAPNIYGGTDNTNLSGSTNVYIGATGGTAGWNIYGGNSSGGTISGDTHVTITQASSTLTNVTGGSAAGATISGNTNLDIKNFQTTISSIYGAGIGTSASPVTVKGNVINNIVSTNSSSIYSNNIWGGAYYGNIGGTIYNTFGGLGTYSGANVFSGGSYQGNIGTNGVTTDAIATSYDSSKFSGTTSSYFVGANSPGSIGEIGTAKGTIYGNITSYVKAGFTTGQIYGVEGGSTGTPALLSTGALGIPGNNAGTLSTWQALNPNTVNTTAQNIATAAIYGNVYTWEQSGIMSRGGSDGYSRAGGRSGYVQGSTVIELGTLNADNSCGGAGLVTSSSTSGTPGTQTYAYSNNPPTRYGYQSGWDIVGAGGQESDDYYFQNGDSWIIHNNDISRWTYGGSFGGNQIGNDYNILNGGIVDTLEAGPYDGNAVWGNVTSQVNNGQVDWFLGGTWSGNYISGNGQVIVYQGTINSLTGGSYGNGSMIAGNTEVDVYGGDFSGSPTPGEAGSSGPKALCGASMTASSSVYGNSTLNLDLTGSTGSTFVPLPKGSYISGGANYGTSGSVVGTKGNNNTINLNINASAGSDVLNGITCYGDGSTNGTNTNVSTINMKINADGSSVGSLYATNYVAMPSSGQLYNTNIEVGDGTTISGTVSSGGSSDNLTDAIASANTNTSIVTLGNNTSHNPITINGSLINFNSAELTSQATVNVAGSFKNGGGATAATHAATYAKHGTIQMDSNSTLGITSISSVVSGSKLIVYPNATLSTPYVQTSGLINLSDLDMSTNNGNLLWEPTGTPPTSTTNNPYYNGAYWGPQSGFPVLTFNGGDASTKSGAANITPDNFSGMDLTRNYAFLGDYTMDSGSSPTTPTWIGYVVPGQIRVFNTTGLNSSTGNWQYNLPGVTTGTPTPGTAMQAWASVDPNTPTSSFELKYVMNYSPDLSSMANNQPFSFNSDAPGYIKSRSASAYNGNVLNNYPQTNPNFDVSAGTTGATRSFATKDYFVGNQQDGSNDPTTFGSYIIQNVVTDNTTSLSAGNYILPNTSSETNASSLTQAQLQQIVGLKGVGVMSDITVSAGTLSSINTAGTSIQDPTSSETNAQGQSYAEVPMTWTLGSSTAKSNIVVVPQAAVISSDHQTAVNAYDTSMTGDDAHALKNQADLDGNWTYALGFKADGTIEDPTISTPVDLVGTLQTITADHPIIDENGNIDPVTYTYNGVSKEITINLSFGSISLTTPTMYDFGTLNVSPKPLVAWAQSPSSDVTVTDTRTGTGLKPWAVTVAQTQDLQGVTNGNNLAPYLIFKDGTGSQQITSAAMQIYANTAPTTGTFNLNQNWNSGTGQGIQLNIPVQSQEKGTYEGQLTWSLNDVPTN from the coding sequence ATGCAAAGAAAAAACAAATTTAAACTTGTGACTTTTGCAATGTTGCTAGCATTGGTCCCATCTATGAACCTGGGGGCGATTCCTCAAGCTTTTAGTAGCGGACGTGTTACGCCAACATCTCTTGGGAAGATGTTATCACCTCAAGAAGTAGGAGCGACAACGTCTAATACTAGTATGAGTACCATGCTTAAAAGCGTTGTTCCCACTAGTAGTACTTTTAATGGTAAATCAGTTTCACAACCTAGTCGTACCCCCCTTCCTCAAAACACAGTTAGTGATGCAATTGCTCCCAATAGTTTTGGATGGCAACAAAGTATAGGTGGATTAACTTTACCAGCAAATCAGGTTACTGCTGTTCAGAACGGTACAGTTCTCGGTAGTTTTCCCGCAACGGATGCAGGTGTTCAACAAGCATTATACATGATGTATAGCGCCTCTAATGCGAGTACTTCAGATTTTGTACTTTATTTTGGCAGTAATACAACTTTAAATAATTCATTAGTCAAAGCTCCTGTTTCTGCACCAAGTGCAACCAGTATGACGTTTAGTACACTTGTTGGTCATGCTAAAAGCTTAACATGGGTATCTAACCCAGCAGATGCTTTGACCAGTTCCAATACTTCTCAAGCATCGGGGACAAATTACACCGTAACCCTACCGAACAATGTTTATTTTGGAGTACCTACGATATTCCGTAATGTGACTGTCGCTGCTAGCGGTGATAATATTTATGCTCAAGGGAATGCTTTTGCGACAACGAATGGTTCTTGGATTACTGGTGCTCCAAATATTTATGGAGGGACAGATAATACAAACCTTTCGGGGAGTACGAATGTTTATATTGGAGCGACAGGTGGGACGGCAGGATGGAACATCTATGGCGGTAATTCATCTGGTGGAACAATCTCTGGAGATACTCATGTTACGATTACTCAGGCATCGTCAACCCTCACTAATGTAACAGGGGGGAGTGCGGCTGGAGCAACAATCTCTGGAAATACTAACTTGGATATCAAGAACTTCCAGACGACCATTTCAAGTATTTATGGTGCCGGAATTGGTACATCAGCATCTCCAGTTACAGTCAAAGGAAATGTCATCAATAACATTGTTTCTACAAACTCTTCTTCAATTTATAGCAATAATATTTGGGGAGGGGCATATTATGGAAATATTGGAGGTACCATCTATAATACTTTTGGAGGTTTAGGTACTTACTCAGGAGCTAATGTCTTTTCGGGAGGATCGTATCAAGGAAACATTGGTACAAACGGTGTAACCACTGATGCTATTGCCACGAGCTATGATAGTTCAAAGTTTAGTGGTACAACTTCTAGTTACTTTGTAGGAGCAAATTCACCTGGAAGTATTGGAGAGATTGGTACTGCTAAAGGTACTATTTATGGTAATATTACTAGCTATGTCAAAGCGGGGTTCACCACAGGCCAAATTTATGGTGTAGAAGGTGGTTCTACAGGAACCCCTGCACTTTTATCAACGGGTGCTTTGGGTATCCCAGGAAATAATGCGGGAACTTTATCAACTTGGCAAGCTTTAAATCCTAACACTGTCAATACTACGGCGCAAAATATCGCAACTGCAGCTATCTACGGCAATGTTTACACTTGGGAACAAAGTGGAATTATGTCACGGGGAGGTTCTGATGGTTATTCTCGCGCAGGTGGACGTTCGGGTTATGTTCAAGGAAGTACAGTTATTGAACTTGGAACTCTGAACGCTGATAATTCTTGTGGTGGTGCAGGATTGGTTACCTCAAGTTCTACATCAGGAACTCCAGGTACGCAAACCTATGCTTATTCCAATAATCCACCTACACGATATGGCTACCAATCTGGTTGGGATATCGTGGGCGCAGGTGGTCAAGAATCTGATGATTATTATTTTCAAAATGGTGATAGTTGGATTATTCATAATAATGATATTTCTCGCTGGACTTATGGAGGTAGTTTTGGCGGTAATCAAATCGGAAATGACTATAATATCTTGAATGGGGGGATTGTAGATACTCTAGAAGCAGGACCCTACGATGGGAATGCAGTGTGGGGGAATGTCACTTCTCAAGTCAATAATGGTCAGGTTGATTGGTTTTTAGGGGGGACATGGTCTGGGAATTACATTTCTGGTAATGGTCAAGTTATTGTTTATCAAGGAACGATTAACTCCTTAACAGGTGGTTCATATGGTAATGGTTCGATGATTGCTGGTAATACAGAAGTAGATGTTTATGGAGGAGATTTTTCTGGCTCTCCTACCCCAGGCGAAGCAGGTTCATCAGGACCGAAAGCACTTTGTGGTGCATCTATGACGGCAAGTTCATCTGTATATGGTAATTCTACACTCAATCTTGATTTAACGGGTTCAACAGGAAGCACATTCGTACCACTTCCCAAAGGGTCTTATATATCTGGTGGTGCCAATTATGGTACAAGTGGCTCTGTTGTTGGTACAAAAGGAAATAACAATACTATTAACTTAAATATTAATGCATCAGCAGGAAGTGATGTTTTGAATGGAATTACGTGTTATGGAGATGGTTCAACAAATGGAACGAATACTAATGTTTCAACTATTAACATGAAGATCAATGCGGATGGTTCAAGTGTAGGTTCTCTCTATGCAACAAATTACGTTGCGATGCCCTCATCTGGTCAGCTCTATAATACCAATATTGAAGTCGGGGATGGAACAACTATCTCAGGAACGGTCTCTTCAGGTGGAAGTAGTGATAATTTGACAGATGCTATTGCATCGGCCAATACTAATACCTCAATAGTCACTCTGGGAAATAACACTTCTCACAATCCAATCACAATTAATGGTTCATTGATTAATTTCAATAGTGCAGAACTTACCTCACAAGCTACAGTTAATGTAGCAGGTTCGTTTAAAAACGGGGGTGGAGCTACAGCTGCGACCCATGCGGCGACATATGCGAAGCACGGAACGATTCAAATGGATAGTAATTCCACGCTTGGAATTACTTCCATATCATCTGTTGTATCTGGTAGTAAACTCATTGTTTATCCAAATGCTACACTCTCTACCCCTTACGTTCAAACATCGGGATTAATTAATCTTTCAGACTTGGATATGTCAACTAATAATGGGAATTTATTATGGGAGCCGACAGGCACTCCTCCTACAAGCACTACTAATAATCCTTATTATAATGGAGCTTATTGGGGACCACAATCAGGATTTCCTGTGTTAACTTTCAATGGTGGAGATGCCTCCACAAAATCTGGTGCAGCGAATATTACACCTGATAATTTCTCAGGCATGGATCTCACGCGTAATTATGCTTTTCTTGGAGATTACACAATGGATTCAGGGAGTAGTCCTACGACTCCCACCTGGATTGGTTATGTGGTTCCTGGACAGATACGTGTTTTCAATACTACAGGTTTGAATAGTTCAACAGGTAATTGGCAATATAATCTACCAGGTGTAACTACAGGCACTCCAACACCAGGAACGGCTATGCAAGCGTGGGCATCTGTGGATCCAAATACACCAACATCAAGTTTTGAATTGAAATATGTCATGAACTATAGTCCAGATTTAAGTAGTATGGCTAATAATCAACCATTTTCTTTCAATTCTGATGCCCCTGGATATATAAAATCTCGTTCGGCATCGGCTTACAATGGAAATGTTTTGAACAACTACCCACAAACAAACCCTAATTTTGACGTTAGTGCGGGGACAACAGGGGCTACGCGGAGTTTTGCAACCAAAGACTACTTTGTAGGCAACCAACAAGATGGCTCAAATGACCCAACCACTTTTGGAAGCTATATTATTCAAAATGTGGTCACAGATAATACAACTTCGTTGAGTGCAGGAAATTATATCCTACCCAATACAAGTTCAGAGACAAATGCTTCTTCATTGACTCAGGCTCAACTCCAACAAATAGTTGGTTTGAAAGGGGTCGGAGTAATGTCTGATATTACTGTGAGTGCTGGGACTTTATCGAGCATTAACACTGCAGGTACAAGTATTCAAGACCCTACTTCCTCAGAGACAAATGCGCAAGGTCAATCTTATGCAGAAGTTCCAATGACTTGGACACTGGGAAGTAGTACGGCTAAAAGTAATATTGTTGTTGTTCCACAAGCTGCGGTTATTTCCTCAGATCATCAGACTGCTGTGAATGCTTATGATACAAGTATGACAGGGGATGATGCACATGCGCTTAAAAATCAAGCGGATTTAGATGGAAATTGGACTTATGCCTTGGGCTTCAAAGCAGATGGGACAATAGAAGATCCAACGATTTCTACTCCAGTAGATTTAGTCGGCACTTTACAAACCATTACGGCTGATCATCCAATCATTGATGAAAATGGGAATATCGATCCTGTAACTTATACCTACAATGGGGTATCAAAAGAAATCACGATTAATTTAAGCTTTGGATCAATTAGTTTAACCACTCCTACGATGTATGACTTTGGAACATTAAATGTTAGTCCCAAACCTTTGGTTGCTTGGGCACAAAGTCCTTCAAGTGATGTGACAGTCACGGATACTCGTACAGGAACAGGGCTTAAACCTTGGGCCGTTACCGTTGCGCAAACCCAAGATTTGCAAGGCGTCACAAACGGAAATAATCTTGCTCCCTATCTTATCTTCAAGGATGGAACAGGAAGTCAACAAATTACAAGTGCTGCTATGCAAATTTACGCAAATACAGCACCAACAACAGGGACATTCAATTTGAATCAAAATTGGAATTCGGGCACTGGACAAGGGATTCAACTGAATATCCCTGTGCAGAGTCAAGAAAAAGGAACTTACGAAGGACAATTGACTTGGTCTCTCAATGATGTACCAACCAATTAA
- a CDS encoding WxL domain-containing protein has protein sequence MSKSAVKYISLATLGLLAASIAPQIASAATTQVYNSQGEVTFTPGTDTTGPVDPQDPTTPVTPTEPDGVNPGGPTMPDSGLTIVYASSFDFGSHPVSNKAEVYNAAAQKLDDGTTRTNYVQVADNRGTFSGWNLKVQMTDFTTSDAGLVANGHGTLTGATITLGDAEIQGAGTANPADISAASTVLTPGVQSGTILGATAGHGSGNSLLDFGGKDGATKDTAVTLAVPAGVAGAAQYTADLTWTLDDTPAN, from the coding sequence ATGTCTAAATCAGCAGTAAAATATATTTCATTAGCCACACTTGGACTTTTGGCCGCTTCCATTGCGCCACAAATTGCTAGTGCTGCAACAACACAAGTATACAATTCACAAGGTGAAGTTACATTCACACCTGGTACCGACACAACAGGACCAGTTGACCCACAAGATCCAACTACTCCCGTCACTCCTACAGAACCAGATGGTGTTAACCCTGGAGGTCCAACAATGCCAGATAGCGGTTTGACGATTGTTTATGCATCAAGCTTTGATTTTGGTAGTCATCCAGTCAGCAATAAAGCAGAAGTTTATAATGCAGCAGCACAAAAATTGGACGATGGTACCACACGTACAAACTATGTTCAAGTTGCGGATAACCGTGGAACATTCTCTGGATGGAACTTAAAAGTACAAATGACTGACTTCACTACTTCAGATGCAGGGCTTGTTGCTAATGGTCATGGAACACTTACTGGTGCAACAATTACACTTGGAGATGCAGAAATTCAAGGTGCTGGTACAGCAAATCCAGCCGATATTTCAGCAGCATCAACAGTATTGACACCAGGTGTTCAATCGGGAACAATCCTTGGAGCAACAGCAGGACATGGTTCAGGTAACAGCTTGCTTGACTTTGGTGGCAAAGATGGTGCAACCAAAGATACAGCCGTAACACTCGCAGTTCCAGCGGGTGTAGCTGGTGCAGCTCAATATACAGCAGACCTTACATGGACCCTTGATGACACACCTGCTAACTAA
- a CDS encoding WxL domain-containing protein: MKKITLLSVPLILISLGLAHKAYAATTQTYDSQGIVGFSTGSGVQPPVDPNTPDPTLPVDPQNPDGSKPTPGGDGPLTIDFASSFDFGTHDISNEDETYLAKAQKYFNSETLTPNYVQVTDRRGTFSGWALKVVETSQFTQVGTGPQKYKVLNGSAISLKNPVPASTNGASAPKAQEVLSLIPGVETQVALATSGEGAGTWVIRWGSQTSITKDGLTPDVTLFVPGTTPKDAAAYTTTLNWILSDLPTNTPT; this comes from the coding sequence GTGAAAAAAATAACATTGTTAAGCGTGCCTCTCATCCTGATTTCATTGGGTTTAGCCCATAAAGCTTACGCCGCCACGACACAGACCTACGATTCACAGGGAATTGTTGGATTTAGTACAGGAAGTGGTGTTCAACCCCCTGTAGATCCTAATACACCTGATCCTACCCTTCCTGTAGATCCACAGAATCCAGACGGTTCAAAACCTACTCCTGGCGGAGATGGCCCACTTACAATCGATTTTGCATCAAGCTTTGATTTTGGAACTCACGATATCTCAAATGAAGATGAAACCTATCTTGCGAAAGCTCAAAAGTATTTTAATTCAGAGACTTTAACGCCCAATTACGTCCAAGTAACAGACAGACGTGGCACATTTTCGGGTTGGGCTTTAAAAGTTGTAGAAACTTCTCAATTTACGCAAGTTGGTACAGGTCCCCAGAAATATAAAGTGCTTAACGGCTCTGCGATTTCTTTGAAAAACCCAGTTCCAGCATCTACAAATGGAGCATCTGCTCCCAAAGCTCAAGAAGTACTCAGCTTAATTCCAGGTGTAGAAACGCAAGTCGCACTTGCTACATCTGGTGAAGGTGCAGGGACTTGGGTGATTCGTTGGGGAAGTCAAACTAGTATTACGAAGGATGGTCTCACCCCAGATGTAACACTATTTGTACCTGGTACGACACCAAAAGATGCAGCAGCTTATACCACAACACTAAATTGGATATTATCTGATTTACCAACGAATACTCCAACTTAA
- a CDS encoding WxL domain-containing protein: MNKMLLKSASVLTTCLVVGPMIAGTVSAASTGGDYTSNGYVNFEEGDNTGISPVDPLNPTVPVGPTNPDGTDPAPGTGGALSIDFASSLSFGTQKISSNDATYYAHAQWISKDKDGNDVDITRPNYVQVTDTRGTWDGWTLTVAESDQFQNSDGDQLTGAELSFSKGYTEGTTAATPGYVNTDSFTVGTAATKILGAGTNQGMGTWVYGLGGNADYQENGGPHLDNDAVSTASPITLKVIAGTNKATAYTTQLNWSLTNAPGN, from the coding sequence ATGAATAAAATGTTACTGAAATCAGCATCAGTATTGACAACATGCCTTGTAGTAGGACCTATGATTGCTGGTACTGTAAGTGCTGCAAGTACAGGTGGAGACTACACGTCTAATGGTTACGTTAACTTTGAAGAAGGGGATAATACAGGGATTAGCCCAGTTGACCCATTAAATCCAACAGTTCCAGTAGGACCAACGAACCCAGATGGTACAGACCCAGCACCAGGGACAGGTGGCGCGCTTTCTATTGACTTTGCGTCAAGTTTGAGCTTTGGTACACAGAAGATCTCATCTAATGATGCCACTTATTATGCACATGCTCAATGGATTAGCAAAGATAAGGATGGAAATGACGTTGATATCACTCGTCCTAACTATGTCCAAGTCACAGATACACGCGGAACATGGGATGGTTGGACTTTAACTGTTGCCGAAAGTGACCAATTTCAAAATTCAGATGGAGATCAGTTGACTGGAGCAGAGCTATCTTTCAGCAAAGGCTATACGGAGGGGACCACAGCAGCAACACCAGGTTATGTTAATACTGATAGTTTTACAGTAGGGACAGCAGCAACTAAGATTTTAGGTGCAGGCACTAATCAAGGAATGGGGACTTGGGTTTACGGTCTTGGCGGCAACGCAGACTACCAAGAAAACGGAGGCCCTCATCTTGATAATGATGCAGTATCAACAGCATCACCAATTACTCTTAAAGTTATTGCAGGGACCAATAAAGCGACAGCTTACACGACTCAACTTAATTGGTCATTAACGAATGCTCCAGGGAACTAA